The DNA window ATGGATGGAAGCATTGATTATAATATAAATGAAGAAGGATGGCAAGAATATAAAGGATTCTTTGCTGTCAGGGAAGAAGGTTATCTAAATATATCGATAAGAGCGATTGATTCTGCTGGAAATGAAAATATTACAAGTTTTGAACTAAAAAAAGATTCAACACCTCCCACAATAACCATAGGCAATCTATCAGGTTTATTTATAAAAGATATGTATGAGCTATTTTGGAATGCAACTGATAACATAGACACAGATTTAAATGGAAGCATCTCTCTATATTATTCTCCAGATAATGGCACAACATGGGAAATAATAGAGGAAAATATCCAAAACAGCGGGAGATATGCATGGAATACTCGATTATTTAATGATTCAAGAAATGGCCTTTTAAAAATTTCAGCGGAAGATGATGCGGGAAATGTTGGATATGCAATTTCTCAAAATTTTGTTTTAGATAATACACCTCCAGTCGTTGCAATAACTTCTCCAAAGGGAGAGGCATATGGAAAAGATGAATATGGAAATATAATAATTGAAATAATATGGAGTGCATTTGATGCCATAGATGATGACTTAAATGGAAGCATAAATATTTCTCTTTATAATGGGACATGGTTTGATATAGAAAAAAACTATAACAATAACTTCAGATATACAATAACAAATGCAAGTGATTGGGGAGATGGACAATATACTATAAGAATTTCTGCAAGTGATGATGCGGGAAATACAGGATTTGCTTATTCAAATTTCACAATTGACAAACAACCCCCTCAATTAAGAATAATAAAACCTAGCAAAGGGTATTTGTATATAAATATCTTCGGGAAGGACATAATACCGCCCCTCCAACTGTTTGGATTTTTATATGATGCGATTATAATAGGAAAAATAAAAATCGAGATTTATGCATATGATACTCATTCTGGACTGCAAGATGTTAGGATAAAAATAGATGAAGATGAGCCATTCCCTGTCGAATGGCCTTATCAATATTTCTGGGATCCTCCTACAGGAGTGCACAATATAAAGGTAATTGCAAGAGATAATGCAAAAAATATAGAGGAAGAAGAAATAAGCAGAATATTATGTCTTAACTTTTAGCAAGGAGGAAGTTTTTCAGCGTCATTTCCCTTTATAAATTCCTGCCAGTAATATCTTCTCATTGCAATATTTATTGTAGGAAGAGCTAAAGAATATGGAGCGAATTTTGTCATTTTTATTGATCTATAAACTCTTTTTATGGTTTCTTTCATTGAATAAAATCCTCTTATTACATGTTTCATTCCTTCAAGAAGTTCTTCAGGCGACATATTCTTTGGTTGATATACGACATGTGCTTGCGTATATTTACTCCAATCTTTAGTTAGAATTCTTCCCTCTTTTTCCAGTCTCTCATATAGTGGTGTTCCAGGATATGGAGTTAGAATATTGAATTCAGCAGCATCTATTTCCCATTGAAGAATTGCTTCGAGAGTTGTATCAAATATTTCTGGTGTGTCTGCATCAAAACCAAATATAAATCCACCTATTACCCCCATCCTATATTCTCTAACTTTTCTTATTGCTTTATCATATTCCTCCGCTTTATTTGAAACTTTATGTGCTTCTTTTAGGCTTGCGGGATTTATTGATTCAAACCCAACAAACCAGGCTATGCACCCAGCTTCTTTTGCATATTTCAAAAATTTTTCATCTCTGCCAAGAAGATTTATATTTCCGTTTGCAATCCATTTTTTCTTCAGAGGTTTTATTGCCTTGAAAAGCTCTATGCTGTAATTTGGGTTTATTGTAAGAGATGGGTCTCTAAAGATTATTACTTTATTTTTTATTTCCTTCATTTCTTTAACAACCGCATCAATTGGCCTGCTTCTCAACTTTCTTCCAAGGAAAACAGAAGTAGCGCAGAAATCGCATGCATTTGGACAACCCCTGCTTGTCTGAACCCCTTCTGCAAGAGGTTTATTTTTCATCAAATCTCTCCTTGGAAATGGAATTTCTCCCGCATCAACATGTGGGCCATAGTAAAATGGCTTTAGTTCCCCTGCTTCCAAATCTTTCAGCAGTTCATTCCATATTCCTTCCGCCTCTCCTATAACGACCGCATCCGCATGCTCCTTTGCTTCCTCTGGCATGGCGCTTGGATGATACCCACCCAGCACAACTTTCACGCCTTTTTTCCTGAATTTGTCTGCAATCTCATAGGCCCGAAAAGCGGTCATTGTAAGAGAATTTATTCCAACAATGTCCCATTTTGCATCGAAATTTATTTCTTCAAAATTTTCATCAACTATTGTTACTTCATGCCCGTCAGAGCAAGCAGCAACCTGAGCAAGGCTTAAAGAAGGGTTTCCAAAGAGTTTTACAAAAGGAGTTCTTCTATCCCTGTAAGTTGTAACTCCATGCTCAAGCTTAGGGAATACAAGCAAAATTTTCATGAGCTTAAAATAATAGTAGATATATAATTTTTGTTTATAGGCTTTTGATTTTATTTCATAAATATTTTAAATAGAAAATTGTTATAGGGTTGTGAATGCAAGAATAGATAGTATAGACAGGAAGATAATTTCCCTGCTCCAAAAAAATCCAAATATCTCTCAGAACGAGATTGCAAAAGAAGTGGAGTTATCTCAGCCTTCTGTAAGTGCAAGAATTAAAAGAATGCGCGAAAGTGGAGTTCTTGCATTGATGTTTGGAATAGATATTAAAAAAGTAGGGCTCCATGTTGCAAAAATAGAATTAAATAAAAATTATAAAAAGGAATTTATTAAGGAATGTCCTTACATTCTTTCCATAATTGAAACAGTTGATAAAAATGTTTTATATCTTGTAAGCGAGGATTTCTCAAGCCTTGAAGCAATAGCAAAGAAACACTTTAACATGGATGATTTTGAAGTTGTAATATCTTCCTATCCAAATTTAGTTCTTCCAATAAAAATTCCAGAGCCAAACAATGGATGCGGGAGTTGCGATTGCAAGAATTGTGATTTCTATATAAAGGGAAAATGCATTGGCTGTCCTTCTTCTCCATATTACAAAGGAATGCTATGGTAAAGATTGATGAACTGCAAATTGAACAAAGCATAAAGGAAATTTTAAAGGAGCAGGGAATAAATGAGCTATACCCGCCGCAGGAAAAGGCAATACCTTATGTTTTAGAAGGGAAAAATGTTGTTGTTTCCACTCCAACTGCTTCTGGAAAAAGCTTGATTGCATATTTAGCTTCGCTTAAAACTGCTTTAAATAAAGGAAAAAGTATTTATATTGTTCCTTTAAGAACTCTTGCAAGAGAAAAATATGAGGATTTAAAAAAGTTTGAAAAAATTGGAATAAAAGTTGGTATTTCAACCGGCGACTTATATGATAAAGGCGAAAAACTTGGCAGATATGATATAATTGTATGCACAAGCGAGAAAGCGGATTCTTTGTTAAGGCATAATTCAGAATGGATATATGAGATCAGGAATGTTATCATTGATGAGATTCATATGATAAATGATGCATCTCGTGGTCCAACTCTTGAAGTTATTATTTCAAGATTCATGCATATGATGCCTGTTCAAATAGTTGCTCTATCCGCAACAATAAAAAATGCTTATGAGATTGCGGAATGGCTTAATGCAGAGCTTATTGAATCTGACTGGAGGCCTGTTCCTTTGAAGCAGGGGGTGCTTTTTGGGAGGAAAATATATTTTGATGATGAGAGTTTTAAGGAAATAGAAAATCCGAAGCTTGAAGGAATAGTTGAAGATACCCTTCGTGATGGGCAAATCCTTATTTTTGTTAATACACGCTTATCATCTCAAATCCTTGCTGAAAAGCTAAAGGAAATAACCTGCAGATTTTGTGATGAGGGGCTTGAGGAAATAGCGAACAGAATTTTGCATGAGGAGGAGGTGACAAGCATATCTAAAAAACTCGCTGAATGCATTAAAAAAGGATGCGCTTTTCATCATGCAGGCCTTACATCCAATCAGAGAAAAATAATTGAAGATAATTTCAAGAAGGGAAAAATAAAATGTGTTGTTGCAACTCCAACAATGGCGATGGGAATAAACATGCCAGCAAGAAGGGTTATAATAAAAAATCTCTGGAGATACTGCGAGCCTGAAGGAGGCATGAGGCCCCTGCCAGTTATGGAAGTGAAGCAAATGATGGGAAGAGCGGGGAGGCCAGGATATGATGAAGAAGGAGAAGCGATATTAATTGCGAGGAATAGAATGGAGAAAGAGAGATTATGGGAAGAATATATAAAGTCGGATATTGAGCCAATTTACTCAAAACTTTCTTCTGAGCCACTGCTAAGGATGCATATTCTTGCATTGATAGCAACAAATTTTGCAATTACATGGGAAGAAATAATAGATTTTTTCAAAAAAACTTTTTATGTTCATCAGCTAGGAATGCTTCCAGAAGATAAAATATGGGAATGCCTTGATTTTTTGGAAAGAAATGAATTTATCAGGAGTGATGGAGAAAAATGGAGAGCAACTCCTTTTGGGGAGAAGACATCAAGCCTTTATCTAGATCCTCTGAGCGCATTAAAAATGAGAATTGCTCTTGAAAATAAAATTGGAAATAGCTTTGCCTATCTTCATGCAATATGTGCAACACCTGATATGAGATGTATCTCTGTTAGTAGAAAAGATGAATGGCTCGAGGAAAAAATAAATGAGGAGAATTTTCTTATTCCAGTTCCATCAATATATGATGAAGAATATGATTTTTTCCTTTCAGAGGTTAAAACCGCCTGCATGCTTGAAGATTGGATAAATGAAAAAAAAGAAGATGAGATAATTTCAAAATATCAGATTGGCTCTGGAGATATTCATGCAAGAGCAGAAACCGCTGAATGGCTTCTTTATTCAATGTCGGAAATTGCAAGGCTATTTAATTTTGAGGCAATTCCTGTATTGAAAAAGCTTGAAGTGAGAGTTAAATATGGATGTAAAGAAGAGCTTCTTAATCTGGTTAAGCTTCGAGGCATAGGAAGGATTAGGGCAAGGATTTTATATGAAAATGGCCTGAAAAATATTGAAATGCTTGGAAAAGCAAGCATCTCCATGCTCAAGGAATTGCCAGGTATAGGAGAAGGAGTTGCTAAATTGATAAAGGAGCAGGTGGAGTGATGGTTATGATAGTTATAGGAGCAAAAGGAAAAATGGATGTAGATTCTGCAATAAAAAAATTAAATGATTTCTGCAAGAAGAATTCTTTAATTGGGCAGATCTTTGATGCGGATTTAGTTTTTGGGGAAGAGCATTTAATTGTTGCATATGAGCGTGCAAAAAGAGCTTTTGAAGAAGGAAGAAATATTTGCAAGAGCATTGAAATGGAAATGCTTCTTTATGCTTCTGGAAAAAGGCAGATAAATGAAGCAATTTCATTAATTGGAGCAAAAAAGGAGGGAAATTATGCCTTCTTTTTTTGCGGAGAAATTGAAATAGAAAAATTGATAGATTTTATTTGCAAATTAAACCTTGAAATAGATAGGAATGTTATTGATTTCAAGAAAGAAAAATTGAAAAAATTTGGAATAAGTGAAAATGAAATTATTGCTACTGATGAAAAATTTCATAAAGATTTAATCTTTGAAAAAATTGCATTGCTCGATGCAATAAAATAGCCCGGATAGGGTAGTCAGGATATCCTTGGAGGCTGCGGACCTCCAGACCCGGGTTCGAATCCCGGTCCGGGCATTTATTAGAAATAAGAAAACTCATAAACTCCTTTTTGATTTATAATAAATGAGGTTAATTCTAAAGCTTGAGGATGAAAAAACCCAGGCCATAGAAAATACCTATCACAAGCTCCAGGGATTTGTTTATAAATTGATAAGAAATGATTTTTCATCAATTCATGATAAAAAGGGATACAAGTTCTTCTGCTTTTCAAATATATTTCCTTCAAAAAGAGAAAGCAAAATCAGAAATTTTATAATTTCTTCTCCAAGCGTGGAAATTATAAACTCCATAAAGGATTCATTGGAAATAGGAAAGGTTGTAAATATAGGAGAAATGCAATTTCGCATTAAGGATTTTTCAACCTTTAATTTGAGAATCCCAAAAAGAAATTTACGAATTTATTCTTCAACTCCAATAATAATAAGAATTCCTGAAGCAAAATATGAGCATTATAATATTCCTCAAGAAGAAAGAAAGGCAAGATATGTTTATTGGCGTCCCAAATATAGCTTTGAGGCATTTGTTAAACAGCTAACAGAGAATTTAATAAAAAAATTCAATGATTTTTATGGAACAGAAATTTCAAGATATGATTTATTTGAACAATTCGTTTTTAAAAAATCTGTTGCAAATGAAATAATAATAAATGGAAAGGCATATCCAGTTGTTGGAAGTATCTGGGAATTTTTATGGAGCAATATGGATGCGATGCAAAGAAAAATTATTGAATTTGGCATAGATACTGGTCTCGGCGAAAGAAATAGCATGGGCTTTGGGTTTGTAAATATAGCAGGGTATGCTTCTGTATCATCAAAAAGTTACTTATAATGTCCTAAATTCAATATCGCTTTTTCCAGGTACCTGAAATCCTATATCTGATTTGTACCAATCTCTTATGTTTTTAAAGGGTATATATTTAAAGTCTCCCATGTCGCCTAATTGAGGTAGATTTAGATATTCTTCTTTAGGAAGTTTTATTGAAAGAATGTATTTGTTGAATTCTTTTTTAATTTTCAAAAGATTTTCCCATTTTTCTAATTTGTTTTTTGATAATAATATACTTTCAACTTTTTCTCTTATATCTTTTGCTTTTTCGTCAATTTCAACAAATATAGAAAGAGATATTAACTCCTCAATCAATTTAAACTCTTTTATCTCGCTAAAATTTAATCTTTTTAAGTGATTTAAAATTTGCTCAGAATCATCATGTTTTTTTCTTTCGTTTATCAATTTATAGTAATTTTCCTGTGCAGAAAGAACAAATTCTTTCTCACTTACCAAATTACCAAATTTTTTAATTACTTCTTCTGTAGCTCCTACAAGAGTATTGTCGTAAATATACTGCCAATACTTTTTGCTGGTTTTATCATCCTTTAACACAATGACATGAACTGTCCCACAATTTTGATTATTTCTGTTACATCTTCCTGCGCTTTGTATTATACAATCTAACGGGGCCATATCTCGATAAATGATATCAACACTGATATCCACCCCCGCTTCGACCAATTGTGTAGTTATAATGATTTTTCTTTTGCGATCTTTTTTAATTCTTTTAATTCTTTCCAACCTAGAAGCTGGTAAAATGTGAGTTGATAGATTTATAAGCTCTAGGTCACTAAGAACACAAATTCCATCATTATCAATAATACTTTCCGATGAGTCAATCCTATAGTAATTCAGCAAGTTGTTTTTTATGTGTTCATACATCTTTTTGCAAGCATCGATAGTATTTAATATCACCATTATGTTCTTGTCTTTTTCTTTTAAAATTTCATTATAAATTTCTTCGGAGAAACAATACAAGCCTTTCTCAGCAACGTTAAAATCAAGTACAAATCTATTAAACATACTAAAGTATTCTTCTCTGTTTTTTATTAAACTCTTTGTTTCTTTCTCCTTTTCGAAAATAAGTGGCTCTGTAGCTGTCATTAATATTACCCAACAGTTGAACTTTTTACTTAAGTAATCCAACACCTTGTTGATTAGAAGCCAGTATTTCGTAGGGATCGATTGAATTTCATCCAGAATTATTATTGAGTTAATGATATTATGAAACTTTCTAGCAGAGCGATTTCTATTTGTAATCAAACTATGAAATAGCTGAACGAAAGTTGTTATTATTATTTCGGAATACCAACCCTCAGTTAGCAATAGAGATTTATTGATGTTTTTGATAGGATTTAATTCGTTATTCTTCTCTTCCTTGTATTCAATATCTGCTAAGTGATGGTGCTTTAAAAATAAATTTGAAGGCACTTCCTTATACTCTTTTACGATTTTAAATGCATCTTCTATTACTTTAGCGTTTTGATCTATTATGCCCAAGAAAGGCAAAGAGTAGATTATTCTTGGGATAAATCCAAACTCCTCTTCTATTTTTTCTCTAAGTTTTAATGCAAAAGATAAACCAGTTAGCGTTTTACCAAATCCTGTCGGGAGGTTTATGGATAAAATTCTCTCCTTTTTGATATCTAAGCTATTTATTGAATCTTGTACTTCTCTGTATGCTTTCTCTCTAACTCTGTTAATATCATTATCCTCAGTTCCACTAAATTCTATTTTCTTATAGTCGTCTATCAAATTCTTCGTGATTTTTATCCTATGTGGAATATTCGTATCCGAGGCATCTAACTTATCAGCATCTAAAAGAATAGAATAAAGGAACAGGATATCAAAATAGTATTTTATATCTTCCTCCCTTGAAAGTTTAATAAGATCATGGCGTATTTCCTTTGCGAATTTTTTTGCGTCATTTAAATTGTTGAAAATCTTAAAAAAATCTTGAAATAAATCTTCAATTTTAAATTCTTTTATTAGTTCTGAGTAAATCGCGACAATTTCTTTTAAACTATTTTCCCTTATATCTTCCATTTGTTTAAGACAAACTTCCATTTGACGATCGTCCTCTAATTTAGAGATTTCCCCACTAGCTTCTCCTACATTTTTAATATCACCGTGATGTTTATTAATAACAATCCATGCTATTAGAGGTATATGCCACAATTCTTCTAATCTTTTTATTTTTTGAAGATGGTTTTTAGTTAGGTAATATCCAAACAATGAAGATAAAAAGCCATGGTTAGCATATATGGTTTCTTCGCCACCATTTAACATTTTCTGAAAGAATGTGGTCGCTTTTCCGAAATCATGAGAAATTCCGATCAAATAAGCTATTTTGGAAAAAATCTCTTTATCTTCTATATATTTTGAGTTTACAATATCAGTTGATAATTTTGCAACATTTTCGAGATGATTTTTGAGTAGTTTATTAGGGTGGGATTTTAATTTAAATGAAAACAACATTTTCATTTCCTATTCTATAGATAGAGGTATCTTTGACTTTTAATGGCTTGGCATTTGCTTCAAAAAATACATCCACATATTCTCGAACCACTCTGTTACTATCCATAAATAGCGGAATTCTCTCCTTAACGATGTGTAGTCCTTCTTCATCTACAATAAGCGTGGATCTATCTTTTCTTATTACTGTATGTACCTCTTCCTTGTTTTTTGATTTTAATTCAATCACGTTATCAAATTCACCGACGAAATTAAAATTTGCTATTAACTCGCTTATGCCTAAGTAGGGCGTATAGAAACTCTGATGGTTTTGAAGATATTTTTTTAATTTATTTTGTAACTCTTTATCTTTTAGCCAAATATAAATTCGGTATTTTGGTTCCTTTAAAAACTCAAAAGGGGTAGGAGAACGTGGTTGTTCTTTACCTTGAATAATATCCCAAAGGTAAAATCCCAATTTAGTATTAATTAAATTTATGTTTATCCTGATTTTTTTCAATGGATGGAGCACCCTTACAGCCCACCTAACGTTTTCGGGATGGAACACATTATAGTAAGAATCTCTTTCTTGTCCAAGAATAGCTGATACAATGCCCGACAGCGCTGTTCCAGTTGGGATAGAATATGTTAAGGGGGATGTTGTAGTTTCTATCCTCCTAAAATGCGCAAAGTCACCCCAAATATCAAATACCAATACTTTATCTATCTGTTGCATGATTACCATCAATTTGTATTCTATTTTTCTTTTGGTTTCACCGTTTCTAATCCCAGTCGTTCGACTGGAATTCCATCTATTTTCAGCTTATCCTCTATTTGAGCACCTTTTACATCCTCACCGTTAACTAGGAATACCACATCACTGTTTACTTCGTACTCTATTTTTTCGATTCTGTCTTTATTTTCTTTAAGCGTGTTTATCATTTCCCTAACATCCAACTTTATCTCTGAAATATCTCTTATCGCTTTGTCATCTTTGCTGCTATCTAATTTTACCAATTTTATTTTCTTTTCTAAATCCCCAATGTGGTAATTTTTCTCTTTGTAAACTACTCTCAATAAGAATCTCGGTATCTGCCCTACTTTAGACCTTGTTATAAGGTTTTTTGTGCCATTCCATATTCCATCCAAGAGCAAATCAATATCTTCTTCTGATAAGTTTGTTGTTTCTGCAGCGTTTTCGTTGATGATCCCATAAAAGCAAATCAATGAGTATGGAAGAATCTGTGTTTCGGTAAAAGTTCCAGCTTTTTTCTCTTTCTTCTCCTCTGCGGGCATTACGGTAGTTCCTTTTATTGTTTTTGGTTCGACTTTATGTAGCGATCTACCGAACCTAAATTGAACTGGACCTATCCATGTCATTCGCATATCTTTAACTGCTATTGTTGCACCAAATAGTCTTAAGTCGATGTAATCTCTGAGCAATTGTTTTCCATCTTTTTTAAGTT is part of the Thermoplasmatales archaeon genome and encodes:
- a CDS encoding right-handed parallel beta-helix repeat-containing protein, with the protein product MKKFVIMVAIAFLCFMLLNYNKASDFSVVYVNDDFDENTGGWNITCFNSIQGAINKVAENGTVFVYNGNYSENLSVNKNLKIFGENREKTFVNGKISIYGQVEVRNISSKGIEIFSSFNKIIDCNIFGGNGIYISNSTNNTIYRCIISNNNFGVYINSSYSNSIRRNNIINNSQNAFDNGDNIWEENYWSDLTDETYAIPGGDNKDLNPSLEPWDLTLPSLIYTISGESGKNGWYKSNVTISIEAFDNDEISKINYSINGLRNTTTNSSFNITLGEGIHNIEVYVFDKNENFIKEEFEIKVDTSSPSIGYIIDPSLPNGKNGWYRNVSISISANDSVSGMMDGSIDYNINEEGWQEYKGFFAVREEGYLNISIRAIDSAGNENITSFELKKDSTPPTITIGNLSGLFIKDMYELFWNATDNIDTDLNGSISLYYSPDNGTTWEIIEENIQNSGRYAWNTRLFNDSRNGLLKISAEDDAGNVGYAISQNFVLDNTPPVVAITSPKGEAYGKDEYGNIIIEIIWSAFDAIDDDLNGSINISLYNGTWFDIEKNYNNNFRYTITNASDWGDGQYTIRISASDDAGNTGFAYSNFTIDKQPPQLRIIKPSKGYLYINIFGKDIIPPLQLFGFLYDAIIIGKIKIEIYAYDTHSGLQDVRIKIDEDEPFPVEWPYQYFWDPPTGVHNIKVIARDNAKNIEEEEISRILCLNF
- a CDS encoding radical SAM protein — its product is MKILLVFPKLEHGVTTYRDRRTPFVKLFGNPSLSLAQVAACSDGHEVTIVDENFEEINFDAKWDIVGINSLTMTAFRAYEIADKFRKKGVKVVLGGYHPSAMPEEAKEHADAVVIGEAEGIWNELLKDLEAGELKPFYYGPHVDAGEIPFPRRDLMKNKPLAEGVQTSRGCPNACDFCATSVFLGRKLRSRPIDAVVKEMKEIKNKVIIFRDPSLTINPNYSIELFKAIKPLKKKWIANGNINLLGRDEKFLKYAKEAGCIAWFVGFESINPASLKEAHKVSNKAEEYDKAIRKVREYRMGVIGGFIFGFDADTPEIFDTTLEAILQWEIDAAEFNILTPYPGTPLYERLEKEGRILTKDWSKYTQAHVVYQPKNMSPEELLEGMKHVIRGFYSMKETIKRVYRSIKMTKFAPYSLALPTINIAMRRYYWQEFIKGNDAEKLPPC
- a CDS encoding winged helix-turn-helix transcriptional regulator translates to MNARIDSIDRKIISLLQKNPNISQNEIAKEVELSQPSVSARIKRMRESGVLALMFGIDIKKVGLHVAKIELNKNYKKEFIKECPYILSIIETVDKNVLYLVSEDFSSLEAIAKKHFNMDDFEVVISSYPNLVLPIKIPEPNNGCGSCDCKNCDFYIKGKCIGCPSSPYYKGMLW
- a CDS encoding DEAD/DEAH box helicase, translating into MVKIDELQIEQSIKEILKEQGINELYPPQEKAIPYVLEGKNVVVSTPTASGKSLIAYLASLKTALNKGKSIYIVPLRTLAREKYEDLKKFEKIGIKVGISTGDLYDKGEKLGRYDIIVCTSEKADSLLRHNSEWIYEIRNVIIDEIHMINDASRGPTLEVIISRFMHMMPVQIVALSATIKNAYEIAEWLNAELIESDWRPVPLKQGVLFGRKIYFDDESFKEIENPKLEGIVEDTLRDGQILIFVNTRLSSQILAEKLKEITCRFCDEGLEEIANRILHEEEVTSISKKLAECIKKGCAFHHAGLTSNQRKIIEDNFKKGKIKCVVATPTMAMGINMPARRVIIKNLWRYCEPEGGMRPLPVMEVKQMMGRAGRPGYDEEGEAILIARNRMEKERLWEEYIKSDIEPIYSKLSSEPLLRMHILALIATNFAITWEEIIDFFKKTFYVHQLGMLPEDKIWECLDFLERNEFIRSDGEKWRATPFGEKTSSLYLDPLSALKMRIALENKIGNSFAYLHAICATPDMRCISVSRKDEWLEEKINEENFLIPVPSIYDEEYDFFLSEVKTACMLEDWINEKKEDEIISKYQIGSGDIHARAETAEWLLYSMSEIARLFNFEAIPVLKKLEVRVKYGCKEELLNLVKLRGIGRIRARILYENGLKNIEMLGKASISMLKELPGIGEGVAKLIKEQVE
- the cas6 gene encoding CRISPR-associated endoribonuclease Cas6 translates to MRLILKLEDEKTQAIENTYHKLQGFVYKLIRNDFSSIHDKKGYKFFCFSNIFPSKRESKIRNFIISSPSVEIINSIKDSLEIGKVVNIGEMQFRIKDFSTFNLRIPKRNLRIYSSTPIIIRIPEAKYEHYNIPQEERKARYVYWRPKYSFEAFVKQLTENLIKKFNDFYGTEISRYDLFEQFVFKKSVANEIIINGKAYPVVGSIWEFLWSNMDAMQRKIIEFGIDTGLGERNSMGFGFVNIAGYASVSSKSYL
- a CDS encoding CRISPR-associated endonuclease Cas3'', translating into MKMLFSFKLKSHPNKLLKNHLENVAKLSTDIVNSKYIEDKEIFSKIAYLIGISHDFGKATTFFQKMLNGGEETIYANHGFLSSLFGYYLTKNHLQKIKRLEELWHIPLIAWIVINKHHGDIKNVGEASGEISKLEDDRQMEVCLKQMEDIRENSLKEIVAIYSELIKEFKIEDLFQDFFKIFNNLNDAKKFAKEIRHDLIKLSREEDIKYYFDILFLYSILLDADKLDASDTNIPHRIKITKNLIDDYKKIEFSGTEDNDINRVREKAYREVQDSINSLDIKKERILSINLPTGFGKTLTGLSFALKLREKIEEEFGFIPRIIYSLPFLGIIDQNAKVIEDAFKIVKEYKEVPSNLFLKHHHLADIEYKEEKNNELNPIKNINKSLLLTEGWYSEIIITTFVQLFHSLITNRNRSARKFHNIINSIIILDEIQSIPTKYWLLINKVLDYLSKKFNCWVILMTATEPLIFEKEKETKSLIKNREEYFSMFNRFVLDFNVAEKGLYCFSEEIYNEILKEKDKNIMVILNTIDACKKMYEHIKNNLLNYYRIDSSESIIDNDGICVLSDLELINLSTHILPASRLERIKRIKKDRKRKIIITTQLVEAGVDISVDIIYRDMAPLDCIIQSAGRCNRNNQNCGTVHVIVLKDDKTSKKYWQYIYDNTLVGATEEVIKKFGNLVSEKEFVLSAQENYYKLINERKKHDDSEQILNHLKRLNFSEIKEFKLIEELISLSIFVEIDEKAKDIREKVESILLSKNKLEKWENLLKIKKEFNKYILSIKLPKEEYLNLPQLGDMGDFKYIPFKNIRDWYKSDIGFQVPGKSDIEFRTL
- the cas5b gene encoding type I-B CRISPR-associated protein Cas5; translation: MQQIDKVLVFDIWGDFAHFRRIETTTSPLTYSIPTGTALSGIVSAILGQERDSYYNVFHPENVRWAVRVLHPLKKIRININLINTKLGFYLWDIIQGKEQPRSPTPFEFLKEPKYRIYIWLKDKELQNKLKKYLQNHQSFYTPYLGISELIANFNFVGEFDNVIELKSKNKEEVHTVIRKDRSTLIVDEEGLHIVKERIPLFMDSNRVVREYVDVFFEANAKPLKVKDTSIYRIGNENVVFI
- the cas7b gene encoding type I-B CRISPR-associated protein Cas7/Csh2, whose translation is MNEIEHKNRVVNRSELVFIYDIKDANPNGDPMDENKPRIDEETGINIVTDVRLKRTIRDYLHNFRKQAIFIKEETKEEGIQKTREERLKELKKDGKQLLRDYIDLRLFGATIAVKDMRMTWIGPVQFRFGRSLHKVEPKTIKGTTVMPAEEKKEKKAGTFTETQILPYSLICFYGIINENAAETTNLSEEDIDLLLDGIWNGTKNLITRSKVGQIPRFLLRVVYKEKNYHIGDLEKKIKLVKLDSSKDDKAIRDISEIKLDVREMINTLKENKDRIEKIEYEVNSDVVFLVNGEDVKGAQIEDKLKIDGIPVERLGLETVKPKEK